GACGAGCTTTAGCTCGCTCCCGGATGTAACAACCAGTTTCGTTCCCGCCTTGGGGCTGACCGTAATCCAGTCCAAGCCCTCAGGCAGGGCAAGCGTCCCGTTGGTTTCTATTCCCGTTTCCACACCGCGGCGGCCCAACTCCTGCAACAATTCTTGGGTAAGTTGCAGGGCAGGCTCCCCACCTGTGAAGACCACGTAAGGCCGATAGCCCGGATGCGTATAGATGGGGAAAAAAGAGCAGATCGCCTGGGCCAGCGTTGCGGCGTTTTTGAATTCTCCGCCCGATTTCTCTGCCCCAATAAAGTCTGTATCGCAAAATGGGCATTTGGCAAATTTGCGATCTTCTTCTCGCCCTGACCACAGGTTGCAGCCGGAAAAACGGCAGAAAACTGCGGGGCGGCCCGCGTGGAACCCTTCCCCTTGCAACGTATAAAAAATTTCCTTGACTGCAAAGCTCACTATATTTCTCCAGTTTCACCGCACGGTTGCCGTGCACTGGCTTTTAAGCAACAGGCAGGCAGCCGCTTCTTCTGCGTGAAGCGCGTATTCTTATACCCTCAGAGCCATGCTGAGGCAAAATTTGTATTTTATCAAGAATATCAGTGAAGTGCTGGCAGCGCTCAGGCAAATGATTTGTTGCTTT
The DNA window shown above is from uncultured Desulfovibrio sp. and carries:
- the queE gene encoding 7-carboxy-7-deazaguanine synthase translates to MSFAVKEIFYTLQGEGFHAGRPAVFCRFSGCNLWSGREEDRKFAKCPFCDTDFIGAEKSGGEFKNAATLAQAICSFFPIYTHPGYRPYVVFTGGEPALQLTQELLQELGRRGVETGIETNGTLALPEGLDWITVSPKAGTKLVVTSGSELKLVWPQEGISVQDFEQLDFKHFFLQPRDYAGQSQATEDAVRICQDRPLWKLSLQTHKFIGIS